The Brachypodium distachyon strain Bd21 chromosome 4, Brachypodium_distachyon_v3.0, whole genome shotgun sequence nucleotide sequence AGAAGTGCCTGACGGGAGGGTTATTGGGCCTCCGTTTCTTGTTACCAGTAGTCCTCCGAGCCAGGAAGTTGGTATGGACCCAAATCTCGCCTCTGATCCCCACGTACGAAGCCATCATGGGCTTGACAGGTTCGAAGTCGGATCCCTGAAAGTACGTATTATTTCGTTAGCACGAGTTAGGCTCAGGCATTATTGAACTGTGTTGCTGCggtgaacttattttataatctgctgtaaaaaaatacacacgaaaGTAGAAAAAAGATTAATTatccaaataaaaataatagcGAAAGGCGggtgaaaaaaaagattatgATAATTCACCGGAGCCTTAATGTTGAAGCTGCATAAATGCGTGCTTCTGATGCGTACATACCGGGTCGTTGGCGTTGTAATGGCGGAGAGCGTGGTGGACGTGACCGATGACGGAGGCGTCGCGCTCCCTGCAGATTACAAGTGAAGATGGAGTCAGTCAGATCGAATTGAAAGGTTAGCCAGGGGAAACGGCCGGGAAATAACTTCGTTGTTCAACGGAGCAGATGTGAGATCTGAGCAGCCAGCTGTGCTTAATTACTCTTCGGAGAGACCGGAGCGCCAATGAATCCGGCGAGGCACCCCCGTGCCGCCAATGTATTTTCGTTGTATTCCTCGTGCAGGTCGCGCAGGAAAGGCGGCGGTCGCTGATCGGGCGGGGTACTGTCGTCTTCCACCTTGGGCATCGTCCTCCGCTCCATGGATCGATTGTGAGATCGAGCCAGCGAAAgttttcttaattaattgGGTTTCGTCGCAACGCAATGCTAGCTTGCCAAGATTATATTTCTCCTTAACTGATTGATGAAGCCCGGTCTCTATCCAGATATTTATAGAGAAACTGCTGCAAAACTTCCCTTAACTGATTGCCAAGATTATATCGCTGCCAAATTCCTCCAGAtgcgccgctgccgcttccTTCCGCGCGCCGCAGCGGCGCCTCCAAGCACGTGCAAGTTGTCCTTCCCTGCGTGTGTGTAGTGACACGTGTTTATGTAGGCACAAATCTCTGTCTTTTATCGATCCTTTGTCTCGAGCGATTGCTTCTAATGATTTCTGGGCGGACTCTcgtattttgagaaaaaacgTGTGCAAAACTTCCAATAAAGGAGTACTACTTGTGTTATAAGCCAGAGGCTAGCTCATCAGGGCATGCAGGGGGAACAACCTTTGACGGTGTTCGCTGTCCAGTCACCGTCGATGCCGGCCGCTTGCTTGCAGCTGACCGCGCGCGGGCCAGCCACGGGAGGCCGCCTCAGCCACTGACCACCTTACTGCCACTGTCGCCACCCCACCGTGACGCCGAACCATTGCGTTTGCATTAATTTGGCCACCGCACCGGCCCACCGCTTCGTTTTCCATCCATCGCAAAATACTTTATTTGCGTTCGGATTTCGATCGGCGACGGAAATATGTCAGCATTATATATATGATCAGCTAGCAGCTCGGTCTTTCTCTTCTGTCCAGGGCTCCAAAGTCCAAGCAGACAAATCCACCGGCGATcatccgccatggccgccgccagcaccTTCGCCTGCGTTTCCTCGGTGCTTCCCAAGGGCGGCTCCCGCGTCGCGTGCCCGGGCTCCGCGGTTTCCGCGAGGCCGTCGTcgaggacgaagacgacgtTGCCTCCGGCGAGGTGCGCGCTCGTggggacgccggcgccggcgacggtggACGGAGGCGTCGGGATCGGGAGGCGGTCGGCGGAGCagctggcggcgccgccgcggctggtGGACGAGCTCGTGGAGGAGGCGCTCGTCTGGTGCTCGCAGCacggcctcgtcgtcggcgacAAGAACCACCCGGTGACGATCACGCCGTCCTGCTCCCTGCCTAGCTCCCTAAATAGGAGTATATTTTGtcccaagtcaaacttttaaaatttCGATCAgatttctagaaaaaaaatctactccAATAAAATTTACAATATGAAATAAGTatactaaaaaatatataatgaaggatttaataaaattaaCCTAGTGGTATGGATATTGGTAGATTTGTAACGACAGATTTTGTTTTACGAGACAGGACAAACGTATGATCATTTCTTATATTTAAGGACAAAGGAGCTGTAGCTACCATCTCGACACATACCATGAGTGAGtccatatatatgtgtgtgttgCAGAATTCTTGTGTTAGCGTAGTACGTAACCTCTTCTGCCATGCTAAATGATCTTCATTTTCCTTCTTGCGTGTGGAAGCTTAATTACTGATAATGGGCAACCGTTTTcgttcttccttcttttttttgcatgtttgATCACCTAGACCtagctttttttctttcttttagctAGTAGCTTAATTTTGATAGAAGTTGGAGTCTTGGagattccatttttttttccagttaaCTACTCTTTCTgacttgactcaaatttacacAAATATGGAtctatctattcttaaaaagcgtttagatacatgtaatatttcgacaataatttatgatcggagggagcagaaCAAAATGGAACGGTAGTTCCTGGCTCAAAACGCAGCGGTAGCAAAAAACAAAGTTCAGAGTATATACATAACATGATCAAGTCCACAGAAGtttacaaccaatatgtcaAATAGAAATGGTTATATAGTTAATTTCCAGctttttgaacaacttaggtTGATGAGAAACCGGCCATTTCAGAGGCATATATAGTCGATCGATCTAGCTTCTCACTCTGCAGCATAGCTTCTGATTTGATATTCTTTTCATGGACTCGATTTTAATAgtgctgcaaaaaagaaaattcgaAAAGGGGTGGAAAGCCCGGCCTCTGCACATAGTGCTGCAAATTGAGCGTCCCTTTCTCGTGCTGGTTTGTTGGTTGACCTGTGTGACCCAGGAGATCTGTTATCTGTAGATGCACGTCCGCCTCAGTTTGGTACGCACACGATTAGGATAAAATACATATCTGCTGAGCACGAGGAGCACGCGGGGCTCAGCCTCTTTTCGCACTCACACCGATTGGGCCGTGGGCCGGGTAGTGTAAGAACGACGTTGTGAGGTTGACCCGTTGAGGTGAACACTGAACCCAGAGGAGCAAGCTAGGAAAAGAAAGTTTGTGGCTCTGCCAATTTGGGCACCACTAAAGTAGCAGAAATATGAGTATATGACAGATCTATGAAAGGGGCGAAGCTGAGGGTTCTTGATGTCCGCAGTTAACGTCGCCCTCccgtagatttttttttcctctagACTAGAAGCAAATTGGTGATAGAGAGAGATTATTTGAATTAGCTCAATTGCCAAGGATTTGACGTAAGTTTTATATGACGCGCTGCAGAGATCAGGAAAAGCGCCCGGTGTTGGCCTGCTCCATGCTCCATTCGCTCTTCTGCCCATGTCATTTCCCAAAGTTTACTGGGAACAGGCGCTTGAGTTGGCCCCGCTTTTCAATGAGCTCGTTCACCGCGTGAGCCTGGATGGAGAATTCTTGCAACAGACTTTGGCAAGGttatttttggaaaaattaTCATGAAAGTTGTAAATGGTTCTCCAATTCCAGTAATTTGGAAGCCAATGTTTCTCTTCCAGGACAAAAGAGGCGGATTCATTCACTAGGAGGCTTTTGGAGATTCACTCAAAGATGATGGAAATAAACAAGAAAGAGGTATACTCATACAGCTTATTTCAGATTCCTTTCAACAGCAAATATGTACAAGGTTCATGCTAATTCAATCTGAAATAATAACAGTGATTTTCTTAGATTAACTCCAGTAATGAATTGATGTTGGTTATTGGATAAACCTTTCAGGAAATTCAGTTGGGTTTGACCAGGTCGGATTACATGGTAGATGGTGCAACTGACAGGCTCCTTCAGGTGGAGCTCAACACTATCTCTACATCATCCAATGGTCTTGCTTGCGGTGTATGTGAGCTTCACAGGTTAGATAAGTAACTCATCAGAGATTAGTCTCTGAAAACTTCACATACATGGCACAACCACTATGTTTGAATATCTTAAATACAATGTGCGCGCAGAAATCTGATCAGACACCACGAGAGGGAACTTGGTTTGGATCCATCCGGTGTTGTTGGCAATACTGCAATCACTCAACACGCTGAAGCATTAGCCAGTGCATGGGCTGAGTACAACAACCAAAGGTTCTATATGTTAATTTGATGCCCACATGTATCTTCTGAAAGTTCTATACTAACTAAAGTCTTTCTCATCCAGGGCAGTAGTTGTAGTGGTTGTTCAAGCAGAAGAGAGGTACATGTATGACCAGTATTGGATCACGGTTGCTTTGAGAGAAATATATCCTTCAGTTTCAGTGTATGCTAAACTGTTTCTTTATCCTGAAATAATGCTAATGCAAGATTCATAGCTATTTCTGTAAAGAAAAATATGCACTCAATGTTTTCCCTTAACTCCATCTCACGTATGGCGTGACTACTGTTCGCAAAACGATGGCAGAAATAGAAGTGGAAGGGGAGCTTCGTCCAGATGGGACACTCGTGATGTAAGGTtcctctttaaaaaaaatacttgcaACGCCACAATGGATGATTGAGGAACATCTAACTACGATACTTTTGTTTCTTAGAAATGGATCTCCTGTTGCTGTTGTTTACCTCAGAGCCGGCTACTCACCCAACGATTACCCTTCAGAAGCTGTATGTGGATCGTTTCCATCAGTAAAACTTCAGTTGCCTATTGGACAATTTTATCACAAGTTTCAATGAAACAGCTGTTAATCTTTTAAGTTATTCAATTGTTTGTACATATGTGGGCCTTCGCTTGGACAAATATACATGTGGAATATTGAATGATTGCTTCAGTCCAGTGTTTTCGTTCAACTCAAGTAGCTGGAGGTAAAGATAAAAGCCTTTTTTCTCCTTCAGGAATGGAGAGCAAGACTCTTGATCGAGCGTTCTTCTGCTATAAAATGCCCGTCGATAGCACACCATCTTGTAGGAACAAAGAAGATTCAACAAGAACTGGCAAAGGAGAATGTGCTTGAAAGGTAATCTCTTTTAACTCTCGTCAAAGGTTCACTGCGGACATGACAGCTATTCTTACCCTGCATTTCTTACCAGGTTTCTCGACAACAAATCCGACATCGAAAAAGTACGGAAATGCTTCGCAggtctgtggagcttggagaaTGACAGTATAGTTCGTTCTGCTATTGAATCACCGGAGCTGTTTGTTCTCAAGCCACAAAGAGAGGGTGGAGGTATGCTCCCCATATCGCTATGCAGCCAAAAATGTTGtgcactgtttttttttccctctcccCCGCAACTGCAGCCATACTCCATTAACAAATGTTATGTACTGATGACTGATAAGTAACTCTGATATCAATCCAGGGAACAACATTTACGGAGATAATCTGCGTGAAACGCTGATTCGTCTTCGGAGGGGTGGAAGCAATGAAATTGCAGCATACATCCTAATGCAGAGGATCTTTCCACCAGCATCCCTCAGCTATCTTGTTCGGGAGGGCATCTGTGTTAGGGAAAATGCGGTTTCTGAGTTTGGAGTATTTGGAGCCTACCTGCGGTAATGCATTGTCTAtttgttgaattttttttcttcttctagaTAATCAAAGCCAAGCATCCCAACCTCTGCATCCCAACCAAACAACATACTCTGCATCCTCAACTGTGCTAATATTACATATTCAAGTGGTGACTAAACTTTTTGTCTCTGGATTCAGGAACAAAGATAAGGTCATTATAAATGATCAGTGTGGTTATTTGCTGAGGACCAAGGCGGCTTCACTGAATGAAGGCGGGGTGGTTGCTGGATTTGCATTTTTGAACTGCATATTCCTCTCATGACAAGGTAAATACTTGATCATAGATTGAAAATAATACTatctctgatcctaaattcttgactcaaatttgcccaaatatgaatgtatctattcttaaaaagcgtctagatacatttaggatcggagggagtacttactGGAGTATTTGTATTGTTGGTGCTTggaaagtattttttttttgtttgaaccaATCCTCATCAAAAGGTAAACATGCCAATATTGTTTCAACTTCTCATGACACATACATGTCTTGCTCTTGCAGGTGTTGCTTGCACTACCATATTTATAACACATGGGTATTAATTGATCTGCTTGTAGTTACCCCGATGTGTGACTTGTTAATTAATTGTTCTCAATAACAAAGTATTTTGCTTTGGAGAAATTAAATGGTACTACGTACCTAGTTCTAAATTGTTTACGAATTTTGACATGCAGAAGAATGCTGGAAAATGAAAGCAAGCATTTCTATGGTGGGGGTTGTAAAGCCAAAAGGTTAAACCGGGCGAATCCGAGTTCGCTGAAGAAATGTATAAAAACAAGGATCGTATTTTCCCTTAAAAGCAAGGATCAGACTTTGTGGAGATTGTGGTCTGCAATATGTATTGTGAACTCAATAAACTAGTTCAAATGAAAGGACAATCCCCCCGAGATAATGTAAATATAATTtggggaaagaaaagaagataatTTAGATCTTTATATAAAGCCAGCAGGCCCTTATCTCAAAACGCGCGGACACAGTGGAGGTGGAGACACATAGGGGCGGTCTGTTTTGGGAGCGTGAATTCAGTCACCGAAGAAATGACAATATGCCAGTATGCCACCATCTGACGAAAAGGATGTGAGTCAGGGATAACAATTCTACCTATGGGCATGGGTACCCGACTCAGCCAAAAAGACATAATTTCAAGTAAAATAGGGACTGAAACGTCAAAATATGGGCTGCAAGACATAAAAAATAGGAAGCAACTCCCTTGGATATAAAGTACTGTACGTCAGAATGCAAGCAAAATAGATACATGTGCATAACGACTTGTAAaagataaaaaagaaaaaccaacaATTTCCCAACTTTACTCATGCACTATCTGTTTCTACTTATAGTACACATTTTTATTCAAACATAAATGATACCACCCCGCTAACTTACAAAATGATAATGAAAATACTGCCGTGATGGAAGGGTTCAGTCCTGGCATACACGCACATGCATACATACACCATGATGCATGCCGTACATAGTGCCGTCTCAGCACCCCGGCCTGTACATAACGCCTATTCTATTTCTATCTGATCGAATGGCAATCAAATGATTTTTCCTACAGAAAATACATACACCATGATAACTTTAATTTTCAGCAGACAAAATGTGCTGAACTTGCCTCGTACAGAAGACAGAACACACAAGGATTCATATGGTTCACTTCTTCACCTGGCCACGCAGAGCCATAAACACTTCAGTATCCAGTGGCAACGGTTATTTAGAGCTCATGACTGTTCAACGAAAAGCATAGAGATGATGACAGTTACAAACAGACCTCTTTATTGGATGAAACGACCCCATGACCAACTCAAGCTCACTTACTTGTGACTGGCCATGTCAAAACAGGTTTGTTTGACTTAGGAAGCTTATCAAGCTGTTGCAGCAAGTCCTCCTTTAGTTCAATGTCATATGAACCCTCGAGAGAGACCTCCTTGAGGCAGTATAGATTCTCCAGACCAGAAAACTGCAACGACGACCCACTACAGCAGCGGACCTTCAGCATCTCAAGATGTGGCATTGCTAGTTTTATAAACCTTACATGTAAACTGGAGTTGCAAGCAATCTCAAGGACGTGGAGTGAGACAAAAACACTGGAATCAGATTTCTCTGGCTTGGGATGGAAACAGAGTTGACCATTTTGAACAGGCTTGACAAAAAGTTGCAGCATGACTAGATTTGGTAGATCCCCAAGGACCTCTATATCCTCTCGCCCTAATATTGTCATCTCCAAATTCATCTTTGTGAGGTTGTTAAGCTGCTTGATCCATACTGGCAATTTGTCTGCAAGCCCGTACAGCTTAAGGCTCTGTAGGTTCTCCGGATGTGGATAGATGCCATCCAAACAAGTATGGTTGCCCTTGATCCAAACTGACAAGGATTCCAGATGGCTGTGACCTGAGATGGCTTTACAGAACTTCTGGCTGTTTTTGTGGTTGATGCCAGACACTCCGAGCTTGCGCAATTGGGTAAGTTTCTTTAGCTCTTCTAAAATGGCCTTGCCCCCTGCAACATTGACGTTGACAACACCCAGTGTGTGCAAGTTGGTCAGTTTCCCAATCCGTATAGGCACTTTAACACTGCCAACAGGTCGGTGTCTGCGGAACTGGGACAACCAGGATAATTTAGTACGTGGCATATTCCTTGGTGGTGTTGATGACTCCTCTTTTGCAACCATTCCATTGCCATCACTCAATGGCATGATTCCTCCGGCACGAATGTATTGCAGCTTCCGTAGCTTGATGATGGCTGGTGGCAACCTGCCTATGGAGGTGTGTCTCACATCCAGAGTTTGGAGCTGTCTCAGGCCACCTATTGAACTTGGCAAATGACTAATCTCTCTGCATCCTCGCAGGGAGAGGAACTTGAGGCGAGGCAGTAGCTTTCCAATCTCCTCGAGATCATTATTTGTTAGATCTGACGTGTCCTCCAGATCAAGCACCCGAACCAGCCTCATAGTGTCAGAGATAAAAAATGGTTCCCACTTCCCAAACACCGTCAAAGACCGTAGCCGTGAGAAGTCCATGCTCTTAAACACATTGATATCCCTGTTCCAGGTGCTCCTTATTGCGAGATGCCGCCCAGTGCGCTGTGAGTTTAGACTGCAGCGCCCCTCCAATGCAAACACAAGGTTGTCTTCCATTGGCCGTGAGACAATGTACTCACGGATGAAACCATTGACCTGGCACAAGGCGATTCTCATTCCCTTGGATCTGTATATTTCTGTGGCTGCCTTGGATGGATCTTGGATTATGCTTAGGCTGACAAGCTTGGAGAAGGAATCCTCTGCTTCCGTGTCTGCAGTACTAATGTCAGTGTCTCTGGAGTAGCCTTCCGTGATCCACCGCCTCACCAAACGCTTCCGCCGAATACAACGGTCTCGAGGAAAAATTGACAGATAGAATACACATGGCTTGAGGGAATCTGGGCAACTATGGAAGTAGGAATGCATCCAGGTAAATAGACCCCGTAAACTATCAAGTCCAGGGCTGATTTCCAACtgatatataaagctatcatTAAGATTTGACCATAactccatgttttttttggtgGCCAAGTAGCGTCCAACAGCAACTATTACTTGAGGGAGTCCACCACACTTGTTTAATATAAGGTTTGCTTGCTCCATGatatcaggatcttgtttTGCTTGCTCCATGACATCAGGAtattgctttgcttgcttcaCAGCGTCAGGATCAATAAGGGTTTCAGTCTCCCTATATACCtattgattaaaaaaaag carries:
- the LOC100838124 gene encoding putative disease resistance RPP13-like protein 2 isoform X1; this encodes MADIVLGLTKSVVEGMLSKVQSAIEEEAKLKVRVQHDLVFITGEFQMMQSFLKAVDREQVKDSVVRTWVKQLRDLAYDVEDCIEFVIHVDEKLIWWRCLLPSCMVASPPLDQAVSDVNQLKARVEDVSKRNMRYNLISDSSSSKPATTQQQPSTISGTTEFDMLIEARDTARNHCGLCDLTKLISKDDKDLQVISVWGTGSNLGTTSIIRKAFEDPEICQKFRFRGWVKLVYPFDPYKVIWSLLSEFIRNSYRQRGGNVNVEAMLSEAEAVADMQGGHVRNFINRVQNNRYLIVLEDLPTMVEWDAIRTYLPDMKNGSRIIVSTQQLEIASLCTGHPHQVSELEKISDDHSVCVFFKEGSQSDEDGKNTMMMASNDQTPVSKRTEALNWVERFQPVGRKMEKSDLSFMLCQAANIGRKKVISVWGIAGVGKSALVKMVYYGEIDKYDRFNKYGWVNVCRPFNLRDFSRSLLSDLNRESLQANGTSDFGTMGIKDPIEECSNLMKKNKCLVVIDGLQSMEEWDLIKVALANVPSKSCVVVITDEADVATHCAVPDDAVFNVKGLEADEALELFIREVYRETETLIDPDAVKQAKQYPDVMEQAKQDPDIMEQANLILNKCGGLPQVIVAVGRYLATKKNMELWSNLNDSFIYQLEISPGLDSLRGLFTWMHSYFHSCPDSLKPCVFYLSIFPRDRCIRRKRLVRRWITEGYSRDTDISTADTEAEDSFSKLVSLSIIQDPSKAATEIYRSKGMRIALCQVNGFIREYIVSRPMEDNLVFALEGRCSLNSQRTGRHLAIRSTWNRDINVFKSMDFSRLRSLTVFGKWEPFFISDTMRLVRVLDLEDTSDLTNNDLEEIGKLLPRLKFLSLRGCREISHLPSSIGGLRQLQTLDVRHTSIGRLPPAIIKLRKLQYIRAGGIMPLSDGNGMVAKEESSTPPRNMPRTKLSWLSQFRRHRPVGSVKVPIRIGKLTNLHTLGVVNVNVAGGKAILEELKKLTQLRKLGVSGINHKNSQKFCKAISGHSHLESLSVWIKGNHTCLDGIYPHPENLQSLKLYGLADKLPVWIKQLNNLTKMNLEMTILGREDIEVLGDLPNLVMLQLFVKPVQNGQLCFHPKPEKSDSSVFVSLHVLEIACNSSLHVRFIKLAMPHLEMLKVRCCSGSSLQFSGLENLYCLKEVSLEGSYDIELKEDLLQQLDKLPKSNKPVLTWPVTIMSSK
- the LOC100837821 gene encoding glutathione synthetase, chloroplastic isoform X2 — its product is MSARSGKAPGVGLLHAPFALLPMSFPKVYWEQALELAPLFNELVHRVSLDGEFLQQTLARTKEADSFTRRLLEIHSKMMEINKKEEIQLGLTRSDYMVDGATDRLLQVELNTISTSSNGLACGVCELHRNLIRHHERELGLDPSGVVGNTAITQHAEALASAWAEYNNQRAVVVVVVQAEERYMYDQYWITVALREMYGVTTVRKTMAEIEVEGELRPDGTLVINGSPVAVVYLRAGYSPNDYPSEAEWRARLLIERSSAIKCPSIAHHLVGTKKIQQELAKENVLERFLDNKSDIEKVRKCFAGLWSLENDSIVRSAIESPELFVLKPQREGGGNNIYGDNLRETLIRLRRGGSNEIAAYILMQRIFPPASLSYLVREGICVRENAVSEFGVFGAYLRNKDKVIINDQCGYLLRTKAASLNEGGVVAGFAFLNCIFLS
- the LOC100838124 gene encoding putative disease resistance RPP13-like protein 2 isoform X2, which translates into the protein MADIVLGLTKSVVEGMLSKVQSAIEEEAKLKVRVQHDLVFITGEFQMMQSFLKAVDREQVKDSVVRTWVKQLRDLAYDVEDCIEFVIHVDEKLIWWRCLLPSCMVASPPLDQAVSDVNQLKARVEDVSKRNMRYNLISDSSSSKPATTQQQPSTISGTTEFDMLIEARDTARNHCGLCDLTKLISKDDKDLQVISVWGTGSNLGTTSIIRKAFEDPEICQKFRFRGWVKLVYPFDPYKVIWSLLSEFIRNSYRQRGGNVNVEAMLSEAEAVADMQGGHVRNFINRVQNNRYLIVLEDLPTMVEWDAIRTYLPDMKNGSRIIVSTQQLEIASLCTGHPHQVSELEKISDDHSVCVFFKEGSQSDEDGKNTMMMASNDQTPVSKRTEALNWVERFQPVGRKMEKSDLSFMLCQAANIGRKKVISVWGIAGVGKSALVKMVYYGEIDKYDRFNKYGWVNVCRPFNLRDFSRSLLSDLNRESLQANGTSDFGTMGIKDPIEECSNLMKKNKCLVVIDGLQSMEEWDLIKVALANVPSKSCVVVITDEADVATHCAVPDDAVFNVKGLEADEALELFIREVYRETETLIDPDAVKQAKQYPDVMEQAKQDPDIMEQANLILNKCGGLPQVIVAVGRYLATKKNMELWSNLNDSFIYQLEISPGLDSLRGLFTWMHSYFHSCPDSLKPCVFYLSIFPRDRCIRRKRLVRRWITEGYSRDTDISTADTEAEDSFSKLVSLSIIQDPSKAATEIYRSKGMRIALCQVNGFIREYIVSRPMEDNLVFALEGRCSLNSQRTGRHLAIRSTWNRDINVFKSMDFSRLRSLTVFGKWEPFFISDTMRLVRVLDLEDTSDLTNNDLEEIGKLLPRLKFLSLRGCREISHLPSSIGGLRQLQTLDVRHTSIGRLPPAIIKLRKLQYIRAGGIMPLSDGNGMVAKEESSTPPRNMPRTKLSWLSQFRRHRPVGSVKVPIRIGKLTNLHTLGVVNVNVAGGKAILEELKKLTQLRKLGVSGINHKNSQKFCKAISGHSHLESLSVWIKGNHTCLDGIYPHPENLQSLKLYGLADKLPVWIKQLNNLTKMNLEMTILGREDIEVLGDLPNLVMLQLFVKPVQNGQLCFHPKPEKSDSSVFVSLHVLEIACNSSLHVRFIKLAMPHLEMLKVRCCSGSSLQFSGLENLYCLKEVSLEGSYDIELKEDLLQQLDKLPKSNKPVLTWPVTSK
- the LOC100837821 gene encoding glutathione synthetase, chloroplastic isoform X1, with translation MAAASTFACVSSVLPKGGSRVACPGSAVSARPSSRTKTTLPPARCALVGTPAPATVDGGVGIGRRSAEQLAAPPRLVDELVEEALVWCSQHGLVVGDKNHPRSGKAPGVGLLHAPFALLPMSFPKVYWEQALELAPLFNELVHRVSLDGEFLQQTLARTKEADSFTRRLLEIHSKMMEINKKEEIQLGLTRSDYMVDGATDRLLQVELNTISTSSNGLACGVCELHRNLIRHHERELGLDPSGVVGNTAITQHAEALASAWAEYNNQRAVVVVVVQAEERYMYDQYWITVALREMYGVTTVRKTMAEIEVEGELRPDGTLVINGSPVAVVYLRAGYSPNDYPSEAEWRARLLIERSSAIKCPSIAHHLVGTKKIQQELAKENVLERFLDNKSDIEKVRKCFAGLWSLENDSIVRSAIESPELFVLKPQREGGGNNIYGDNLRETLIRLRRGGSNEIAAYILMQRIFPPASLSYLVREGICVRENAVSEFGVFGAYLRNKDKVIINDQCGYLLRTKAASLNEGGVVAGFAFLNCIFLS